One genomic region from Alosa alosa isolate M-15738 ecotype Scorff River chromosome 12, AALO_Geno_1.1, whole genome shotgun sequence encodes:
- the klhl8 gene encoding kelch-like protein 8 has product MAPGDVATEQGKQQQQQQQQRLKEKRPVRRPEGDCEADGTFVFQAQEAWKDFHNSLRQFYEAGELCDVTLKVGSRLIPCHKLVLACVIPYFRAMFLSEMAEAKQDLIEIRDFDGEAIQDLVTFAYSSRLSLTVDNVQPLLYAACILQVELVARACCEYMKAHFHPSNCLAVRTFAESHHRVDLMAMADRYACEHFGQVVESEDFPAVSPQHLRTLLASPDLNIHSETQVYQAAIKWLKANPQHHNDWLDQIMSQVRLPLLPVDFLTGTVAREDMIKNSLSCRDLLDEARNYHLHLSNKSVPDFEYTVRTTPRKHTAGVLFCVGGRGGSGDPFRSIECYNISKNSWFFGPEMNSRRRHVGVISVGGKVYAVGGHDGSEHLGSMEMFDPLTNKWTMKASMYIKRRGIALAALGGPIYAIGGLDDNSCYSDVERYDIEADRWSTVAAMNTPRGGVGSVALGSHVYAVGGNDGIASLSSVERFDPHLNKWTHVHEMGQRRAGNGVSELNGCLYVVGGFDDNSPLSSVERFDPRAHRWEYVAELTTPRGGVGVATVMGRVYAVGGHNGNIYLNTVEAFEPRMNRWELVGSVSHCRAGAGVAVCSSHISQIRDVGQGSSNVADCM; this is encoded by the exons ATGGCTCCAGGCGATGTGGCGACGGAGCAGGgcaaacaacagcagcagcagcagcagcagcggctgAAGGAGAAGCGCCCAGTGCGGCGCCCGGAGGGCGACTGCGAGGCCGACGGCACCTTCGTCTTCCAGGCCCAGGAGGCCTGGAAGGACTTCCACAACTCACTGCGGCAGTTCTACGAGGCCGGCGAGCTTTGTGACGTCACGCTGAAG GTGGGCAGCCGGCTGATCCCTTGTCACAAGCTGGTGCTGGCCTGTGTCATCCCCTACTTCCGGGCCATGTTCCTATCGGAGATGGCCGAGGCCAAGCAGGACCTGATCGAGATCCGCGACTTTGACGGCGAGGCCATACAGGACCTGGTGACCTTTGCGTACTCGTCGCGTCTGTCGCTGACGGTGGACAACGTGCAGCCGCTGCTCTACGCTGCGTGCATCCTTCAGGTGGAGCTGGTGGCGCGGGCCTGCTGCGAGTACATGAAGGCCCACTTCCACCCGTCCAACTGCCTGGCTGTGCGAACATTCGCCGAGAGCCACCACCGCGTCGACCTGATGGCCATGGCCGACCGCTACGCCTGCGAACACTTTGGCCAGGTGGTGGAGAGCGAGGACTTCCCAGCCGTCTCTCCACAGCACCTGCGCACGCTGCTGGCTTCGCCCGACCTCAACATCCACTCGGAGACGCAGGTCTACCAAGCCGCCATCAAGTGGCTCAAGGCTAACCCGCAGCACCACAATGACTGGCTGGACCAGATCATGTCACAG GTGCGTCTACCGCTGCTGCCAGTGGACTTCCTGACGGGTACAGTGGCCAGAGAGGatatgatcaagaacagcctgagCTGCCGTGATCTGCTGGACGAAGCCCGCAACTACCACCTGCACCTCAGCAACAAGAGTGTGCCGGACTTTGAATACACAGTCCGTACCACGCCACGGAAACACACCGCgg GTGTGCTATTCTGCGTGGGCGGCCGGGGTGGTTCTGGAGACCCCTTCCGCAGCATTGAGTGCTATAACATCAGCAAGAACAGCTGGTTCTTCGGCCCGGAGATGAACAGCCGACGGCGCCACGTTGGAGTCATATCAGTCGGAG GGAAGGTCTATGCGGTTGGCGGTCATGATGGAAGCGAGCATCTGGGCAGCATGGAGATGTTTGACCCACTCACAAATAAGTGGACAATGAAGGCTTCCATGTACATCAAGAG GAGGGGCATAGCCCTAGCAGCTCTGGGCGGCCCCATTTATGCCATCGGGGGTCTGGATGACAACTCGTGCTACAGCGATGTGGAGCGCTACGACATCGAGGCGGACCGCTGGAGCACGGTGGCTGCCATGAACACGCCTCGTGGAGGAGTGGGCTCCGTTGCCCTTGGG AGTCATGTGTATGCGGTGGGAGGGAATGATGGCATCGCCTCCCTGTCCAGTGTGGAGCGGTTCGACCCTCACCTCAACAAGTGGACACACGTGCACGAGATGGGCCAGCGGCGGGCCGGTAACGGAGTCAGCGAGCTCAACGGTTGCCTCTACGTCGTGG GTGGTTTTGATGATAACTCCCCATTGAGCTCAGTGGAACGGTTCGACCCCCGTGCGCATCGCTGGGAGTATGTCGCCGAGCTGACCACCCCCCGCGGCGGAGTGGGTGTGGCCACGGTGATGGGGCGCGTCTATGCTGTCGGTGGACACAACGGGAATATCTACCTGAACACCGTGGAGGCCTTTGAGCCCCGCATGAACAG gtgggaGCTGGTGGGCTCAGTGTCCCACTGCAGGGCAGGGGCGGGCGTGGCCGTGTGCTCCTCCCACATCAGCCAGATCCGAGACGTGGGCCAGGGCTCCAGCAACGTGGCCGACTGCATGtaa